The Puntigrus tetrazona isolate hp1 chromosome 4, ASM1883169v1, whole genome shotgun sequence genome includes a window with the following:
- the zgc:113263 gene encoding uncharacterized protein zgc:113263 isoform X3 — MEALWSKKIEDPLSLMSFIIPPSRLLSAAMWQVTEQRQVKHYGMLEEFVTMVTESVPELLNYNQRTQLIFDLRARHLLELCRVKRQVNLEHIQMYLDRIRAPRVNEVVHEEMEESEACFLDLIQTLISNPEEREHFFQNIFPEEYGPKFDKNLKTRMEAFLLQFDRMMSVPDLSQTVSWFRTCPSLLDECLRSVFVPKQMKTLLEHHRANKSLQDNESLHSAHNGCTFSSQSLPPLVRVVISSDHTESGDLSESGADVDGQDKDDCHTSKTLSDPDTSCWTTKKRKFKVETEERENEEEEDDDKNWPITGARYREKLDSFFGEELNQTHTKKISKKSSKKKRDDSTDVSGEFTFINHLGAYTEESSYQTSDASKVPWSEEETFSLIDIWGKDSVQRSLKDCARNRHIFNLISKKMFERGFTRTAEQCHTRIKRLKMSFRQCHENISMKGEKPEWKFYNVLEKILCQKESTEQEDTLTDVSIPEESTGQPAEDDTEWDVLGHVGLEGTRNIPWTDQETQTLIRIWGEDKTQRELRGVLQNGHIFAMISKKMATHGYIRTAEQCQSRVKRLKLCFKQSYESKHIEGKEPVEFKFYKQMERIMANEEPCSSQIKEEESTDIEYQVYKYQEIETAMNCIDDRKKVAWSDAETLILLQLWGNEQVQQNLQRCPHNGHIYSEISEKLNAHGYLRSAEQCHTRIKRLKISYRQCRDSMSSPAAERVEFKFYDLMEDIFQRNASSKGSGDNESSKGIKLESQDTCNSVDQTTSWSDSETTALIDIWAENEMQEALRGTVHNIHVFTDIAEKLNNQGFFKTPEQCRWKIKNLTKNFRQCYEWKKCGIEKVDCKFYDKLEHVLGDETFPTDVYDEDDQDAECQQAAMVAVSESGRKMTWSDRETQALLDIWGDDRVQHSLMSCPKNRHIYRYISKRMMALGFNRTGVQCHSRVKRLKSQFYYDGREECKFYDQLEQIILKDRTSEGQDISELESITDSDSDSLALSKPLTTDGPKLAWGDSETHTLISIWGSDTIQERLKGCVKRKPVFQQISVVMAEKGYSRTDEQCRSRIKRLKASYRQCLDNYRNEGEQVEWKFFKQLNKIFEKYPLDDAETTTAQEPEAVGRKNPNRSAKVQSD, encoded by the exons ATGGAAGCGCTTTGGAGCAAGAAAATCGAAG ACCCTCTTTCATTGATGAGTTTCATTATTCCACCGTCGAGGTTACTCTCTGCAGCCATGTGGCAGGTGACTGAACAGAGACAGGTGAAGCACTATGGGATGCTGGAGGAGTTTGTAACCATGGTGACAGAGAGCGTGCCAGAGCTTCTAAATTACAATCAAAGAACCCAATTGATATTTGATTTAAGAGCAAGG CATCTTCTGGAGTTGTGTCGTGTTAAACGTCAGGTCAACCTGGAACACATTCAGATGTACCTCGATCGAATCCGTGCTCCTCGTGTCAATGAG GTGGTTCATGAAGAAATGGAGGAATCTGAGGCCTGTTTCTTAGACCTTATTCAAACCCTTATTAGCAACCCTGAAGAGAGAGAGCATTTCTTTCAG AACATCTTCCCAGAGGAATATGGCCCCAAGTTTGACAAAAACCTAAAGACACGTATGGAAGCCTTCCTCTTGCAGTTTGATCGAATGATGTCAGTCCCAGACCTTTCACAG ACTGTGTCTTGGTTCAGGACCTGCCCGTCTCTTCTGGACGAATGTCTTCGTTCGGTTTTTGTCCCAAAGCAGATGAAGACCCTTCTTGAACATCACAGAGCTAATAAAAGTCTTCAGGACAATG AGTCTCTTCACTCTGCTCATAACGGCTGTACATTTTCATCTCAGTCTCTCCCTCCACTGGTCCGAGTCGTTATTTCCAGCGATCACACAGAATCTGGCGACCTGTCTGAATCAGGAGCCGATGTAGATGGACAAGACAAAGATGATTGCCACACTTCTAAAACCTTGTCTGATCCTGATACGTCCTGCTGGACAACTAAGAAGAGAAAATTCAAAgtagagacagaggagagagagaatgaagaggaggaggatgatgataAGAATTGGCCAATCACAGGTGCCCGATATAGAGAAAAGCTTGACAGCTTTTTTGGCGAAGAGCTGAATCagacacacaccaaaaaaatctctaaaaaatcctctaaaaagaaaagagacgACAGCACAGACGTGTCTGGAGAGTTCACATTTATCAATCATTTGGGTGCATACACAG AAGAGTCTTCCTACCAGACCTCTGATGCTTCAAAAGTCCCTTGGTCAGAGGAAGAAACGTTCAGCCTCATTGACATATGGGGGAAAGACAGCGTCCAGCGGAGTCTAAAAGACTGCGCCCGTAATCGACACATATTCAACCTCATCTCAAAGAAGATGTTTGAGAGAGGCTTTACCAGAACTGCAGAGCAGTGCCACACCAGGATAAAACgcttgaaaatgagctttcggCAATGCCATGAAAACAT caGTATGAAAGGAGAGAAACCGGAATGGAAGTTCTATAATGTGCTGGAGAAAATTCTGTGCCAGAAAGAATCTACAGAACAGGAAGACACTCTTACTGATGTCAGCATTCCTGAAGAGTCCACAGGACAACCGGCAGAAGATGACACTGAATGGGATGTCCTTGGCCATGTCGGGCTAGAGG GCACAAGAAATATCCCATGGACAGATCAGGAAACACAAACACTCATCAGGATCTGGGGAGAGGACAAAACCCAGCGAGAGCTAAGGGGGGTTCTTCAGAATGGACACATCTTTGCCATGATTTCAAAAAAGATGGCCACTCATGGCTACATCCGAACTGCAGAGCAGTGTCAGAGTCGAGTGAAAAGACTGAAGCTGTGCTTCAAACAGTCTTACGAGAGTAAACA CATTGAAGGCAAAGAGCCAGTTGAATTTAAATTCTATAAACAGATGGAGAGAATTATGGCAAATGAAGAACCATGCTCATCACAGATCAAAGAGGAGGAGTCAACGGACATTGAATATCAGGTGTACAAATACCAGGAAATAG AAACGGCAATGAACTGCATTGACGATAGAAAGAAGGTGGCCTGGTCCGATGCCGAAACACTGATTCTTCTCCAGTTATGGGGCAATGAACAAGTCCAGCAGAACCTTCAACGTTGCCCTCACAATGGCCACATCTACTCGGAGATCTCAGAGAAACTGAATGCTCATGGATACCTGCGATCCGCTGAGCAATGCCACACCAGAATCAAACGACTTAAAATCAGCTACAGGCAGTGCAGGGACAGCATGAG TTCACCTGCAGCTGAACGTGTAGAATTTAAGTTCTATGATCTGATGGAGGACATTTTTCAGAGGAATGCTTCTTCTAAAGGGTCAGGAGATAATGAATCCAGTAAAGGCATAAAATTAG AATCTCAGGACACTTGCAATAGTGTGGACCAGACAACATCTTGGTCAGACTCTGAAACTACAGCTCTAATAGATATTTGGGCAGAAAATGAGATGCAGGAAGCCCTGAGAGGAACCGTCCATAACATCCACGTCTTTACTGATATAGCAGAGAAACTGAACAATCAGGGATTTTTCAAAACACCAGAACAATGCAGGTGGAAGATAAAGAACCTGACAAAAAATTTCAGACAGTGTTATGAATGGAAAAA ATGTGGCATAGAGAAAGTAGATTGCAAGTTCTATGATAAACTGGAGCATGTTCTGGGTGATGAGACCTTTCCCACGGATGTCTATGATGAAGATGATCAAGATGCAG AATGCCAGCAAGCAGCCATGGTAGCTGTATCTGAGTCTGGCAGGAAGATGACCTGGTCAGATCGGGAGACACAGGCCCTGCTGGACATCTGGGGTGATGACCGTGTGCAGCACAGCCTCATGTCCTGCCCGAAAAACAGGCACATATACAGATACATTTCAAAAAGAATGATGGCGCTGGGTTTCAACCGAACAGGTGTGCAGTGCCACTCTCGTGTGAAGAGACTCAAGTCCCAGTTTTATTATGATGG CAGGGAGGAGTGTAAATTTTATGATCAGCTGGAACAGATTATTTTAAAGGACCGAACATCTGAAGGTCAGGACATCAGTGAGCTGGAATCCATAACAGATTCTGATTCAG ACTCTCTTGCTCTCTCCAAACCTCTCACTACGGATGGACCGAAGCTGGCATGGGGTGACAGTGAGACACACACTCTTATATCCATCTGGGGTAGCGATACCATCCAGGAAAGGCTGAAGGGCTGCGTCAAACGCAAACCTGTTTTCCAGCAGATCTCAGTGGTCATGGCAGAGAAGGGTTACAGCAGAACAGACGAACAGTGTCGCTCCAGGATCAAAAGACTGAAAGCCAGTTACCGCCAGTGCTTGGACAATTACAG AAATGAAGGGGAGCAGGTGGAGTGGAAGTTCTTcaaacagctaaataaaatatttgagaaatacCCTCTAGATGATGCTGAAACCACCACAGCTCAGGAGCCAGAGGCAGTTGGGAGAAAAAACCCTAACAGATCTGCAAAAG TTCAGTCTGACTAA
- the zgc:113263 gene encoding uncharacterized protein zgc:113263 isoform X4, translating into MWQVTEQRQVKHYGMLEEFVTMVTESVPELLNYNQRTQLIFDLRARHLLELCRVKRQVNLEHIQMYLDRIRAPRVNEVVHEEMEESEACFLDLIQTLISNPEEREHFFQNIFPEEYGPKFDKNLKTRMEAFLLQFDRMMSVPDLSQTVSWFRTCPSLLDECLRSVFVPKQMKTLLEHHRANKSLQDNESLHSAHNGCTFSSQSLPPLVRVVISSDHTESGDLSESGADVDGQDKDDCHTSKTLSDPDTSCWTTKKRKFKVETEERENEEEEDDDKNWPITGARYREKLDSFFGEELNQTHTKKISKKSSKKKRDDSTDVSGEFTFINHLGAYTEESSYQTSDASKVPWSEEETFSLIDIWGKDSVQRSLKDCARNRHIFNLISKKMFERGFTRTAEQCHTRIKRLKMSFRQCHENISMKGEKPEWKFYNVLEKILCQKESTEQEDTLTDVSIPEESTGQPAEDDTEWDVLGHVGLEGTRNIPWTDQETQTLIRIWGEDKTQRELRGVLQNGHIFAMISKKMATHGYIRTAEQCQSRVKRLKLCFKQSYESKHIEGKEPVEFKFYKQMERIMANEEPCSSQIKEEESTDIEYQVYKYQEIETAMNCIDDRKKVAWSDAETLILLQLWGNEQVQQNLQRCPHNGHIYSEISEKLNAHGYLRSAEQCHTRIKRLKISYRQCRDSMSSPAAERVEFKFYDLMEDIFQRNASSKGSGDNESSKGIKLESQDTCNSVDQTTSWSDSETTALIDIWAENEMQEALRGTVHNIHVFTDIAEKLNNQGFFKTPEQCRWKIKNLTKNFRQCYEWKKCGIEKVDCKFYDKLEHVLGDETFPTDVYDEDDQDAECQQAAMVAVSESGRKMTWSDRETQALLDIWGDDRVQHSLMSCPKNRHIYRYISKRMMALGFNRTGVQCHSRVKRLKSQFYYDGREECKFYDQLEQIILKDRTSEGQDISELESITDSDSDSLALSKPLTTDGPKLAWGDSETHTLISIWGSDTIQERLKGCVKRKPVFQQISVVMAEKGYSRTDEQCRSRIKRLKASYRQCLDNYRNEGEQVEWKFFKQLNKIFEKYPLDDAETTTAQEPEAVGRKNPNRSAKAQSSV; encoded by the exons ATGTGGCAGGTGACTGAACAGAGACAGGTGAAGCACTATGGGATGCTGGAGGAGTTTGTAACCATGGTGACAGAGAGCGTGCCAGAGCTTCTAAATTACAATCAAAGAACCCAATTGATATTTGATTTAAGAGCAAGG CATCTTCTGGAGTTGTGTCGTGTTAAACGTCAGGTCAACCTGGAACACATTCAGATGTACCTCGATCGAATCCGTGCTCCTCGTGTCAATGAG GTGGTTCATGAAGAAATGGAGGAATCTGAGGCCTGTTTCTTAGACCTTATTCAAACCCTTATTAGCAACCCTGAAGAGAGAGAGCATTTCTTTCAG AACATCTTCCCAGAGGAATATGGCCCCAAGTTTGACAAAAACCTAAAGACACGTATGGAAGCCTTCCTCTTGCAGTTTGATCGAATGATGTCAGTCCCAGACCTTTCACAG ACTGTGTCTTGGTTCAGGACCTGCCCGTCTCTTCTGGACGAATGTCTTCGTTCGGTTTTTGTCCCAAAGCAGATGAAGACCCTTCTTGAACATCACAGAGCTAATAAAAGTCTTCAGGACAATG AGTCTCTTCACTCTGCTCATAACGGCTGTACATTTTCATCTCAGTCTCTCCCTCCACTGGTCCGAGTCGTTATTTCCAGCGATCACACAGAATCTGGCGACCTGTCTGAATCAGGAGCCGATGTAGATGGACAAGACAAAGATGATTGCCACACTTCTAAAACCTTGTCTGATCCTGATACGTCCTGCTGGACAACTAAGAAGAGAAAATTCAAAgtagagacagaggagagagagaatgaagaggaggaggatgatgataAGAATTGGCCAATCACAGGTGCCCGATATAGAGAAAAGCTTGACAGCTTTTTTGGCGAAGAGCTGAATCagacacacaccaaaaaaatctctaaaaaatcctctaaaaagaaaagagacgACAGCACAGACGTGTCTGGAGAGTTCACATTTATCAATCATTTGGGTGCATACACAG AAGAGTCTTCCTACCAGACCTCTGATGCTTCAAAAGTCCCTTGGTCAGAGGAAGAAACGTTCAGCCTCATTGACATATGGGGGAAAGACAGCGTCCAGCGGAGTCTAAAAGACTGCGCCCGTAATCGACACATATTCAACCTCATCTCAAAGAAGATGTTTGAGAGAGGCTTTACCAGAACTGCAGAGCAGTGCCACACCAGGATAAAACgcttgaaaatgagctttcggCAATGCCATGAAAACAT caGTATGAAAGGAGAGAAACCGGAATGGAAGTTCTATAATGTGCTGGAGAAAATTCTGTGCCAGAAAGAATCTACAGAACAGGAAGACACTCTTACTGATGTCAGCATTCCTGAAGAGTCCACAGGACAACCGGCAGAAGATGACACTGAATGGGATGTCCTTGGCCATGTCGGGCTAGAGG GCACAAGAAATATCCCATGGACAGATCAGGAAACACAAACACTCATCAGGATCTGGGGAGAGGACAAAACCCAGCGAGAGCTAAGGGGGGTTCTTCAGAATGGACACATCTTTGCCATGATTTCAAAAAAGATGGCCACTCATGGCTACATCCGAACTGCAGAGCAGTGTCAGAGTCGAGTGAAAAGACTGAAGCTGTGCTTCAAACAGTCTTACGAGAGTAAACA CATTGAAGGCAAAGAGCCAGTTGAATTTAAATTCTATAAACAGATGGAGAGAATTATGGCAAATGAAGAACCATGCTCATCACAGATCAAAGAGGAGGAGTCAACGGACATTGAATATCAGGTGTACAAATACCAGGAAATAG AAACGGCAATGAACTGCATTGACGATAGAAAGAAGGTGGCCTGGTCCGATGCCGAAACACTGATTCTTCTCCAGTTATGGGGCAATGAACAAGTCCAGCAGAACCTTCAACGTTGCCCTCACAATGGCCACATCTACTCGGAGATCTCAGAGAAACTGAATGCTCATGGATACCTGCGATCCGCTGAGCAATGCCACACCAGAATCAAACGACTTAAAATCAGCTACAGGCAGTGCAGGGACAGCATGAG TTCACCTGCAGCTGAACGTGTAGAATTTAAGTTCTATGATCTGATGGAGGACATTTTTCAGAGGAATGCTTCTTCTAAAGGGTCAGGAGATAATGAATCCAGTAAAGGCATAAAATTAG AATCTCAGGACACTTGCAATAGTGTGGACCAGACAACATCTTGGTCAGACTCTGAAACTACAGCTCTAATAGATATTTGGGCAGAAAATGAGATGCAGGAAGCCCTGAGAGGAACCGTCCATAACATCCACGTCTTTACTGATATAGCAGAGAAACTGAACAATCAGGGATTTTTCAAAACACCAGAACAATGCAGGTGGAAGATAAAGAACCTGACAAAAAATTTCAGACAGTGTTATGAATGGAAAAA ATGTGGCATAGAGAAAGTAGATTGCAAGTTCTATGATAAACTGGAGCATGTTCTGGGTGATGAGACCTTTCCCACGGATGTCTATGATGAAGATGATCAAGATGCAG AATGCCAGCAAGCAGCCATGGTAGCTGTATCTGAGTCTGGCAGGAAGATGACCTGGTCAGATCGGGAGACACAGGCCCTGCTGGACATCTGGGGTGATGACCGTGTGCAGCACAGCCTCATGTCCTGCCCGAAAAACAGGCACATATACAGATACATTTCAAAAAGAATGATGGCGCTGGGTTTCAACCGAACAGGTGTGCAGTGCCACTCTCGTGTGAAGAGACTCAAGTCCCAGTTTTATTATGATGG CAGGGAGGAGTGTAAATTTTATGATCAGCTGGAACAGATTATTTTAAAGGACCGAACATCTGAAGGTCAGGACATCAGTGAGCTGGAATCCATAACAGATTCTGATTCAG ACTCTCTTGCTCTCTCCAAACCTCTCACTACGGATGGACCGAAGCTGGCATGGGGTGACAGTGAGACACACACTCTTATATCCATCTGGGGTAGCGATACCATCCAGGAAAGGCTGAAGGGCTGCGTCAAACGCAAACCTGTTTTCCAGCAGATCTCAGTGGTCATGGCAGAGAAGGGTTACAGCAGAACAGACGAACAGTGTCGCTCCAGGATCAAAAGACTGAAAGCCAGTTACCGCCAGTGCTTGGACAATTACAG AAATGAAGGGGAGCAGGTGGAGTGGAAGTTCTTcaaacagctaaataaaatatttgagaaatacCCTCTAGATGATGCTGAAACCACCACAGCTCAGGAGCCAGAGGCAGTTGGGAGAAAAAACCCTAACAGATCTGCAAAAGCACAGAGTTCAG TCTGA
- the zgc:113263 gene encoding uncharacterized protein zgc:113263 isoform X1, with product MEALWSKKIEDPLSLMSFIIPPSRLLSAAMWQVTEQRQVKHYGMLEEFVTMVTESVPELLNYNQRTQLIFDLRARHLLELCRVKRQVNLEHIQMYLDRIRAPRVNEVVHEEMEESEACFLDLIQTLISNPEEREHFFQNIFPEEYGPKFDKNLKTRMEAFLLQFDRMMSVPDLSQTVSWFRTCPSLLDECLRSVFVPKQMKTLLEHHRANKSLQDNESLHSAHNGCTFSSQSLPPLVRVVISSDHTESGDLSESGADVDGQDKDDCHTSKTLSDPDTSCWTTKKRKFKVETEERENEEEEDDDKNWPITGARYREKLDSFFGEELNQTHTKKISKKSSKKKRDDSTDVSGEFTFINHLGAYTEESSYQTSDASKVPWSEEETFSLIDIWGKDSVQRSLKDCARNRHIFNLISKKMFERGFTRTAEQCHTRIKRLKMSFRQCHENISMKGEKPEWKFYNVLEKILCQKESTEQEDTLTDVSIPEESTGQPAEDDTEWDVLGHVGLEGTRNIPWTDQETQTLIRIWGEDKTQRELRGVLQNGHIFAMISKKMATHGYIRTAEQCQSRVKRLKLCFKQSYESKHIEGKEPVEFKFYKQMERIMANEEPCSSQIKEEESTDIEYQVYKYQEIETAMNCIDDRKKVAWSDAETLILLQLWGNEQVQQNLQRCPHNGHIYSEISEKLNAHGYLRSAEQCHTRIKRLKISYRQCRDSMSSPAAERVEFKFYDLMEDIFQRNASSKGSGDNESSKGIKLESQDTCNSVDQTTSWSDSETTALIDIWAENEMQEALRGTVHNIHVFTDIAEKLNNQGFFKTPEQCRWKIKNLTKNFRQCYEWKKCGIEKVDCKFYDKLEHVLGDETFPTDVYDEDDQDAECQQAAMVAVSESGRKMTWSDRETQALLDIWGDDRVQHSLMSCPKNRHIYRYISKRMMALGFNRTGVQCHSRVKRLKSQFYYDGREECKFYDQLEQIILKDRTSEGQDISELESITDSDSDSLALSKPLTTDGPKLAWGDSETHTLISIWGSDTIQERLKGCVKRKPVFQQISVVMAEKGYSRTDEQCRSRIKRLKASYRQCLDNYRNEGEQVEWKFFKQLNKIFEKYPLDDAETTTAQEPEAVGRKNPNRSAKAQSSV from the exons ATGGAAGCGCTTTGGAGCAAGAAAATCGAAG ACCCTCTTTCATTGATGAGTTTCATTATTCCACCGTCGAGGTTACTCTCTGCAGCCATGTGGCAGGTGACTGAACAGAGACAGGTGAAGCACTATGGGATGCTGGAGGAGTTTGTAACCATGGTGACAGAGAGCGTGCCAGAGCTTCTAAATTACAATCAAAGAACCCAATTGATATTTGATTTAAGAGCAAGG CATCTTCTGGAGTTGTGTCGTGTTAAACGTCAGGTCAACCTGGAACACATTCAGATGTACCTCGATCGAATCCGTGCTCCTCGTGTCAATGAG GTGGTTCATGAAGAAATGGAGGAATCTGAGGCCTGTTTCTTAGACCTTATTCAAACCCTTATTAGCAACCCTGAAGAGAGAGAGCATTTCTTTCAG AACATCTTCCCAGAGGAATATGGCCCCAAGTTTGACAAAAACCTAAAGACACGTATGGAAGCCTTCCTCTTGCAGTTTGATCGAATGATGTCAGTCCCAGACCTTTCACAG ACTGTGTCTTGGTTCAGGACCTGCCCGTCTCTTCTGGACGAATGTCTTCGTTCGGTTTTTGTCCCAAAGCAGATGAAGACCCTTCTTGAACATCACAGAGCTAATAAAAGTCTTCAGGACAATG AGTCTCTTCACTCTGCTCATAACGGCTGTACATTTTCATCTCAGTCTCTCCCTCCACTGGTCCGAGTCGTTATTTCCAGCGATCACACAGAATCTGGCGACCTGTCTGAATCAGGAGCCGATGTAGATGGACAAGACAAAGATGATTGCCACACTTCTAAAACCTTGTCTGATCCTGATACGTCCTGCTGGACAACTAAGAAGAGAAAATTCAAAgtagagacagaggagagagagaatgaagaggaggaggatgatgataAGAATTGGCCAATCACAGGTGCCCGATATAGAGAAAAGCTTGACAGCTTTTTTGGCGAAGAGCTGAATCagacacacaccaaaaaaatctctaaaaaatcctctaaaaagaaaagagacgACAGCACAGACGTGTCTGGAGAGTTCACATTTATCAATCATTTGGGTGCATACACAG AAGAGTCTTCCTACCAGACCTCTGATGCTTCAAAAGTCCCTTGGTCAGAGGAAGAAACGTTCAGCCTCATTGACATATGGGGGAAAGACAGCGTCCAGCGGAGTCTAAAAGACTGCGCCCGTAATCGACACATATTCAACCTCATCTCAAAGAAGATGTTTGAGAGAGGCTTTACCAGAACTGCAGAGCAGTGCCACACCAGGATAAAACgcttgaaaatgagctttcggCAATGCCATGAAAACAT caGTATGAAAGGAGAGAAACCGGAATGGAAGTTCTATAATGTGCTGGAGAAAATTCTGTGCCAGAAAGAATCTACAGAACAGGAAGACACTCTTACTGATGTCAGCATTCCTGAAGAGTCCACAGGACAACCGGCAGAAGATGACACTGAATGGGATGTCCTTGGCCATGTCGGGCTAGAGG GCACAAGAAATATCCCATGGACAGATCAGGAAACACAAACACTCATCAGGATCTGGGGAGAGGACAAAACCCAGCGAGAGCTAAGGGGGGTTCTTCAGAATGGACACATCTTTGCCATGATTTCAAAAAAGATGGCCACTCATGGCTACATCCGAACTGCAGAGCAGTGTCAGAGTCGAGTGAAAAGACTGAAGCTGTGCTTCAAACAGTCTTACGAGAGTAAACA CATTGAAGGCAAAGAGCCAGTTGAATTTAAATTCTATAAACAGATGGAGAGAATTATGGCAAATGAAGAACCATGCTCATCACAGATCAAAGAGGAGGAGTCAACGGACATTGAATATCAGGTGTACAAATACCAGGAAATAG AAACGGCAATGAACTGCATTGACGATAGAAAGAAGGTGGCCTGGTCCGATGCCGAAACACTGATTCTTCTCCAGTTATGGGGCAATGAACAAGTCCAGCAGAACCTTCAACGTTGCCCTCACAATGGCCACATCTACTCGGAGATCTCAGAGAAACTGAATGCTCATGGATACCTGCGATCCGCTGAGCAATGCCACACCAGAATCAAACGACTTAAAATCAGCTACAGGCAGTGCAGGGACAGCATGAG TTCACCTGCAGCTGAACGTGTAGAATTTAAGTTCTATGATCTGATGGAGGACATTTTTCAGAGGAATGCTTCTTCTAAAGGGTCAGGAGATAATGAATCCAGTAAAGGCATAAAATTAG AATCTCAGGACACTTGCAATAGTGTGGACCAGACAACATCTTGGTCAGACTCTGAAACTACAGCTCTAATAGATATTTGGGCAGAAAATGAGATGCAGGAAGCCCTGAGAGGAACCGTCCATAACATCCACGTCTTTACTGATATAGCAGAGAAACTGAACAATCAGGGATTTTTCAAAACACCAGAACAATGCAGGTGGAAGATAAAGAACCTGACAAAAAATTTCAGACAGTGTTATGAATGGAAAAA ATGTGGCATAGAGAAAGTAGATTGCAAGTTCTATGATAAACTGGAGCATGTTCTGGGTGATGAGACCTTTCCCACGGATGTCTATGATGAAGATGATCAAGATGCAG AATGCCAGCAAGCAGCCATGGTAGCTGTATCTGAGTCTGGCAGGAAGATGACCTGGTCAGATCGGGAGACACAGGCCCTGCTGGACATCTGGGGTGATGACCGTGTGCAGCACAGCCTCATGTCCTGCCCGAAAAACAGGCACATATACAGATACATTTCAAAAAGAATGATGGCGCTGGGTTTCAACCGAACAGGTGTGCAGTGCCACTCTCGTGTGAAGAGACTCAAGTCCCAGTTTTATTATGATGG CAGGGAGGAGTGTAAATTTTATGATCAGCTGGAACAGATTATTTTAAAGGACCGAACATCTGAAGGTCAGGACATCAGTGAGCTGGAATCCATAACAGATTCTGATTCAG ACTCTCTTGCTCTCTCCAAACCTCTCACTACGGATGGACCGAAGCTGGCATGGGGTGACAGTGAGACACACACTCTTATATCCATCTGGGGTAGCGATACCATCCAGGAAAGGCTGAAGGGCTGCGTCAAACGCAAACCTGTTTTCCAGCAGATCTCAGTGGTCATGGCAGAGAAGGGTTACAGCAGAACAGACGAACAGTGTCGCTCCAGGATCAAAAGACTGAAAGCCAGTTACCGCCAGTGCTTGGACAATTACAG AAATGAAGGGGAGCAGGTGGAGTGGAAGTTCTTcaaacagctaaataaaatatttgagaaatacCCTCTAGATGATGCTGAAACCACCACAGCTCAGGAGCCAGAGGCAGTTGGGAGAAAAAACCCTAACAGATCTGCAAAAGCACAGAGTTCAG TCTGA